In Pelobates fuscus isolate aPelFus1 unplaced genomic scaffold, aPelFus1.pri scaffold_46, whole genome shotgun sequence, the following proteins share a genomic window:
- the LOC134584730 gene encoding histone H2A type 2-B-like, whose translation MSGRGKQGGKTRAKAKTRSSRAGLQFPVGRVHRLLRKGNYAERVGAGAPVYLAAVLEYLTAEILELAGNAARDNKKTRIIPRHLQLAVRNDEELNKLLGGVTIAQGGVLPNIQAVLLPKKTESHKPKSK comes from the coding sequence ATGTCTGGCCGCGGAAAGCAAGGTGGAAAGACCCGTGCAAAGGCGAAGACTCGCTCATCCCGAGCGGGACTTCAGTTCCCAGTCGGCAGAGTCCACCGTTTGCTGAGGAAGGGCAATTATGCAGAGCGTGTGGGAGCCGGTGCCCCCGtctatctggctgcagtgctggagtacctgaccgctgagattctggagctggcagggaatgccgctagagacaacaaaaagacccgcatcattccccgccatctccagctcgctgtccgtaacgatgaagagctcaacaaactgctgggaggagtgactatcgcccagggaggtgtcctgcctaacatccaggctgtgctgctgcccaagaagaCCGAGAGCCACAAGCCCAAGAGCAAGTAA
- the LOC134584704 gene encoding histone H2B 1.1-like, with protein MPDPAKSAPAPKKGSKKAVTKTQKKDGKKRRKSRKESYAIYVYKVLKQVHPDTGISSKAMGIMNSFVNDIFERIAGEASRLAHYNKRSTITSREIQTAVRLLLPGELAKHAVSEGTKAVTKYTSAK; from the coding sequence ATGCCTGATCCAGCAAAGTCCGCACCAGCCCCCaagaaaggctccaaaaaagccgtcaccaagactcagaagaaagatggcaagaagcgtagaaagagcaggaaggagagctatgccatctacgtgtacaaggtgctgaaGCAGGTCCATCCCGACACCGGCATCTCCTCCAAGGCAATGGGGATCATGAactcctttgtcaatgatatctttgagcgcatcgcaggagaagcttctcgcctggctcactacaacaagcgctccaccatcacctcccgggagatccagactgccgtgcgcctgctactacccggagagctggcaaagcacgccgtgtctgagggcaccaaggctgtcacaaagtacaccagcgccaagtaa